The following are encoded together in the Blastocatellia bacterium genome:
- a CDS encoding metallophosphoesterase, whose translation MKVIAHISDLHFGREDKKVAEALLNDLTTFSPNLVVVSGDLTQRAKIKEFIAAREFLERLPVNYLVVPGNHDIPLYNLIHRVTKPLERYCQYITSDLAPTYLDDEIAVLGVNSTRSLNWKNGAISSKQILELSKKLQEFSPTIFKMIVTHHQFIPAPGKKLQPIIRRAPETLKTLESAGVDLILAGHLHIGYNDDARAHHSVNKSIIVAQAGTAISTRYRGEANTYNVISVNPDTVTIMVRSWNGNTFTEVNTSNYIRENLFWHRQ comes from the coding sequence ATGAAAGTAATTGCTCATATTTCTGATTTACATTTTGGACGGGAAGACAAAAAAGTTGCAGAAGCTTTGTTAAATGACCTTACTACTTTTTCACCAAATCTAGTTGTTGTTAGTGGAGATTTAACACAACGTGCAAAGATAAAAGAATTTATTGCTGCACGAGAATTTCTTGAACGCTTGCCAGTAAATTACTTAGTTGTACCAGGTAATCACGATATACCACTTTATAACCTAATACATAGAGTGACTAAACCACTAGAACGTTACTGCCAGTATATTACCAGTGATTTAGCACCTACTTATTTAGATGATGAAATTGCTGTGTTAGGAGTTAATTCAACACGTTCATTAAATTGGAAAAATGGAGCAATTTCAAGTAAGCAAATTTTAGAGTTGTCTAAAAAATTACAAGAATTTTCACCTACAATTTTTAAGATGATAGTCACCCACCATCAATTTATTCCTGCACCAGGAAAAAAACTTCAACCAATTATTCGACGCGCACCAGAAACATTAAAAACCCTGGAGTCTGCTGGCGTAGATTTGATTTTAGCTGGACATCTTCATATTGGTTATAATGATGATGCACGCGCTCACCATTCGGTTAACAAATCAATTATTGTTGCTCAAGCAGGCACGGCTATTTCTACGCGCTATCGAGGAGAGGCTAATACTTATAATGTAATTAGTGTTAATCCTGACACAGTTACTATTATGGTTCGTAGTTGGAATGGCAATACTTTTACTGAAGTAAATACAAGTAATTATATAAGAGAAAATTTATTTTGGCATAGACAATAA